One uncultured Pseudodesulfovibrio sp. genomic window carries:
- the infA gene encoding translation initiation factor IF-1, translating to MAKEEGIVVQGTVEEALPNAMFRVELENGHTVLAHISGKMRKFRIRVMPGDTVTVELSPYDLTRGRITFRPR from the coding sequence ATGGCTAAAGAAGAAGGAATCGTCGTCCAGGGCACTGTTGAAGAAGCCCTGCCCAACGCCATGTTCCGCGTTGAACTCGAAAACGGCCACACCGTGCTCGCACACATCTCCGGCAAAATGCGCAAGTTCCGCATCCGCGTCATGCCCGGCGACACCGTGACCGTGGAACTCTCCCCCTACGATCTCACCCGGGGCCGCATCACCTTCCGTCCCAGGTAG
- a CDS encoding methyltransferase domain-containing protein — MELALDWRDGTRTFTDRIVARRMNVWRDIFPPRLRDLLEGKAEGETVRLDYAPGELIPPRHDSLVGTMDTRRFNGPMIGGHPVLPRVGRFYPQGLFSGIAGVYPGTMTPARITALEGRTMTLDRNHPLAGRPLTLTATLQTVQDKVADTGGLLSHWGEELCDNGPGMQARLEAGPTVFLAESFLHRPDDDDARFYAAPRITGHVDARASENLSAMYARHLRPGMAVLDLMSSVQSHLPDDLDLRVTGLGMNGEEMTNNPALAQHVVHDLNIDPAIPVQGPFDAVTLSLSVEYLTDPLAVLQSAHSLLAPGGVILIGVSDRWFPTKAVRGWLELHEFERPGFLLQLLEEAGFTGAMGSESIRHDWRPQDDRHFLETRGFSDPIHAIHAYKK; from the coding sequence ATGGAACTGGCCCTCGACTGGCGCGACGGAACCCGGACTTTCACCGACCGGATCGTGGCCCGCAGGATGAATGTCTGGCGCGACATCTTTCCGCCGCGCCTGAGAGACCTTCTGGAAGGCAAGGCCGAAGGCGAGACCGTCAGGCTGGACTATGCGCCCGGCGAGCTGATTCCGCCCCGCCATGACTCACTGGTCGGCACCATGGACACCCGCCGGTTCAACGGCCCGATGATCGGCGGACACCCTGTCCTCCCGCGTGTCGGACGGTTTTACCCCCAAGGCCTGTTCTCAGGCATTGCCGGAGTCTACCCCGGCACCATGACCCCGGCACGAATCACGGCGCTGGAAGGACGGACCATGACGCTGGACCGCAACCACCCGCTTGCCGGTCGTCCACTGACACTGACCGCCACGCTCCAGACCGTGCAGGACAAGGTCGCGGATACAGGCGGGCTCCTGTCCCACTGGGGCGAGGAGCTATGTGACAACGGCCCCGGCATGCAGGCCCGGCTCGAGGCCGGCCCCACCGTTTTCCTCGCCGAAAGCTTCCTGCACCGCCCGGATGACGACGACGCGCGTTTTTACGCCGCCCCCCGCATCACCGGCCACGTGGACGCCCGCGCGAGCGAAAATCTGAGCGCCATGTATGCCCGCCATCTACGGCCGGGAATGGCCGTTCTGGACCTGATGAGCAGCGTCCAGTCGCATCTGCCTGACGACCTTGATCTGCGCGTCACCGGTCTGGGCATGAACGGCGAGGAGATGACCAACAACCCCGCTCTGGCCCAGCACGTGGTCCACGACTTGAACATCGACCCGGCGATCCCGGTTCAGGGGCCGTTCGATGCGGTGACCCTAAGCTTGTCCGTGGAATATCTGACCGATCCTCTGGCCGTGTTGCAAAGCGCGCACTCGCTGCTCGCCCCGGGCGGCGTGATCCTGATCGGCGTGTCCGACCGCTGGTTTCCCACCAAGGCCGTGCGCGGCTGGCTCGAACTGCATGAATTCGAACGGCCCGGTTTCCTGCTCCAGCTTCTGGAAGAAGCCGGCTTCACCGGCGCCATGGGATCGGAGAGCATCCGCCACGACTGGCGGCCGCAGGACGATCGCCATTTCCTCGAAACACGCGGTTTCAGCGACCCGATCCACGCGATCCACGCCTACAAGAAATAA
- a CDS encoding Do family serine endopeptidase, translating to MNRKVNVLILVLSLVLSVPVIAQARDLPVFTELAAKAGKAVAFISTEKTTKGPSMEQFRQQVPEGHPFHEFFKRFDQFFGPQGQQPRKMLGQGSGFVISSDGLIVTNNHVINGADKVTVRFQDDKKEYPATVVGADQETDLAVIRIKPDHSLPTLKFGDSDDLQVGEWVLAIGNPFGLDNTVTAGIISAKHRIIGAGPFDNFLQTDASINPGNSGGPLLNMDGEVIGINTAINAAAENIGFAIPSTQAAKVIALLKQGKTPQRGWLGVTIQQVSETQAKALGLPEATGALVASVGKNAPADKGGVRQGDVILEVNGQKVEDNNDLLKKIAGLAPGDTADLVLWRNGEKVTRTVTLGERNEKSMAAMGPSHQEPGEASTVLGMALKPISDQEAQALGLDKPQGLLVVEVDPNAPAGEEGIRQGDVILQANQKDVNSVDDLNAVIKSAEKRGAVMLLVKRQGRNSFVALPLDNK from the coding sequence ATGAATCGTAAGGTTAATGTACTCATTTTAGTCCTGTCCCTTGTACTGTCTGTGCCGGTTATTGCACAGGCTCGCGACCTGCCCGTGTTCACGGAGCTGGCCGCCAAGGCCGGCAAAGCCGTGGCCTTCATTTCCACGGAAAAAACCACCAAAGGACCGAGCATGGAGCAATTCCGGCAGCAGGTTCCCGAAGGACATCCGTTCCACGAGTTCTTCAAACGGTTCGACCAGTTCTTCGGACCGCAGGGACAGCAGCCGCGCAAGATGCTTGGTCAGGGTTCCGGTTTCGTGATCTCTTCCGACGGGCTCATCGTCACCAACAACCACGTCATCAACGGCGCGGACAAGGTGACCGTGCGCTTCCAGGACGACAAGAAGGAATACCCTGCCACGGTAGTGGGCGCGGACCAGGAAACCGACCTGGCCGTTATCCGCATCAAGCCTGACCACTCCCTGCCGACCCTGAAATTCGGCGACTCCGACGATCTTCAGGTCGGCGAATGGGTACTGGCCATCGGCAACCCCTTCGGCCTGGACAACACCGTTACCGCAGGCATCATCTCCGCCAAGCACCGGATCATCGGCGCGGGTCCGTTTGACAACTTCCTGCAGACCGACGCGTCCATCAACCCCGGCAACTCCGGCGGCCCGCTCCTGAACATGGACGGTGAGGTCATCGGCATCAATACGGCCATCAACGCCGCTGCCGAGAACATCGGATTCGCCATCCCGTCCACGCAGGCCGCCAAGGTCATCGCGCTGCTCAAGCAGGGCAAGACGCCTCAACGCGGCTGGCTCGGCGTCACCATCCAGCAGGTCAGCGAGACCCAGGCCAAGGCTCTGGGCCTGCCTGAAGCCACCGGCGCGCTGGTCGCTTCCGTGGGTAAGAACGCTCCGGCCGACAAGGGCGGCGTCCGTCAGGGCGACGTGATCCTTGAGGTCAACGGCCAGAAGGTCGAAGACAACAACGACCTGCTCAAGAAGATCGCGGGCCTGGCTCCCGGCGACACGGCCGACCTCGTGCTCTGGCGCAACGGTGAAAAGGTCACCCGCACTGTCACTCTGGGCGAGCGCAACGAGAAGTCCATGGCCGCCATGGGCCCAAGCCACCAGGAACCGGGTGAGGCGTCCACCGTGCTCGGCATGGCCCTCAAGCCGATCAGCGATCAGGAAGCCCAGGCTCTGGGTCTGGACAAGCCCCAGGGACTGCTCGTGGTCGAAGTCGACCCCAACGCCCCCGCCGGTGAGGAAGGTATTCGCCAGGGCGACGTGATCCTTCAGGCCAACCAGAAGGACGTGAACTCCGTGGACGACCTGAACGCCGTAATCAAGAGCGCTGAAAAGCGCGGCGCGGTCATGCTCCTGGTCAAGCGTCAGGGACGCAACAGCTTTGTGGCCCTTCCCCTGGACAACAAATAA
- a CDS encoding sialidase family protein, with amino-acid sequence MPSLSDRADRHVVIDRREGNYLAFPDVIRLQDGRLMVAYNEADRHVRPDRRVLVVKTSRDNGATWSDPVFPQTPISHSPRLKQFPDGTILLSDSSRCFFESVDNGRIWQPFAATGLTHDMHDRILVLDDGSWLTAGHQHVGDEEHPAIRQPPTEQIVFRSTDRGRNWERLSVMAAERNLVLCEASMAKLPSGRILALLRENSFVFEPMYLTHSDDNGTTWSRPEPAALMGHRPTMGLLDDGRLLVTYRNTGPDWGTCAWLGAVEELASDFKVHGRAVDPANPIFTEEGMRVRNRSGNESVVRYALRPMTDPRTASLTLEAEVRVDQAEPNGCGIRVGCWWRLTPEGMVPDADPSQAVALPRERFNRLRFEYADGAVTAFVNGEQRAVIPVDPDHAETRPVMLGAPYPFENNAVDCTWKRVSLNILEPAYRRVYAWNWTAEDGLPDSWVRDHILELRNDRHAAAPDFGYSGWTRLDDGSFFCAYHHGGATEPGYEPLKTAYIAGTRFHPDDFKA; translated from the coding sequence ATGCCCAGCCTGTCGGACCGAGCGGACCGCCATGTGGTCATCGACCGCAGGGAGGGGAACTATCTCGCCTTCCCGGATGTCATCAGGCTCCAGGACGGCAGGCTCATGGTGGCCTACAACGAGGCCGACCGGCACGTGCGCCCCGACCGGCGCGTGCTCGTGGTCAAGACAAGCCGCGACAACGGGGCGACCTGGTCCGACCCCGTGTTTCCGCAGACCCCGATCAGCCACAGCCCGCGCCTGAAGCAGTTCCCGGACGGGACCATCCTCCTGTCCGACAGCTCGCGCTGTTTTTTCGAAAGCGTCGACAACGGCCGCATCTGGCAACCGTTTGCAGCCACGGGCCTGACCCACGACATGCACGACCGCATCCTGGTTCTGGATGACGGAAGCTGGCTGACCGCCGGGCACCAGCACGTCGGCGACGAGGAGCACCCGGCAATCCGCCAGCCCCCCACCGAACAGATCGTCTTCCGGTCCACGGATCGCGGAAGGAACTGGGAACGGTTGTCGGTCATGGCCGCGGAACGCAATCTTGTTCTATGCGAGGCGTCCATGGCCAAACTCCCGTCAGGCCGCATCCTCGCTCTGCTGCGAGAAAACAGCTTCGTGTTCGAGCCCATGTACCTGACGCACAGTGACGACAACGGAACCACCTGGTCGCGCCCGGAACCCGCCGCGCTCATGGGGCACCGCCCGACCATGGGATTGCTCGATGACGGGCGGCTGCTGGTCACCTACCGCAACACCGGCCCGGACTGGGGCACCTGCGCATGGCTCGGCGCCGTTGAGGAGCTGGCCTCGGATTTCAAGGTCCACGGGCGGGCCGTTGACCCGGCCAACCCGATTTTCACCGAGGAAGGCATGCGCGTACGCAACCGAAGCGGCAACGAATCCGTTGTGCGCTATGCCCTGCGACCCATGACCGATCCGCGCACCGCGAGCCTGACCCTTGAGGCTGAGGTCCGGGTGGACCAGGCCGAACCCAACGGCTGCGGCATTCGCGTGGGCTGCTGGTGGAGACTGACCCCGGAAGGCATGGTCCCGGACGCGGACCCGTCGCAGGCCGTTGCGTTGCCGCGCGAACGGTTCAACCGCCTCCGCTTCGAGTATGCGGACGGCGCGGTGACGGCCTTCGTGAACGGCGAACAGCGGGCTGTGATCCCGGTGGACCCGGACCACGCCGAGACCCGACCGGTCATGTTGGGCGCGCCCTATCCCTTTGAAAACAATGCGGTGGACTGCACCTGGAAACGCGTTTCCCTGAACATCCTTGAACCTGCCTACCGCCGTGTGTATGCTTGGAACTGGACCGCAGAAGACGGCTTGCCCGACAGCTGGGTCCGGGACCATATTCTGGAGTTGCGCAACGACCGTCACGCGGCGGCCCCGGATTTCGGGTATTCCGGCTGGACGCGACTGGACGACGGCAGCTTTTTCTGCGCCTACCACCACGGCGGGGCTACCGAGCCGGGTTACGAGCCGCTCAAAACCGCATACATCGCCGGGACCCGGTTTCACCCGGACGATTTCAAGGCCTGA
- a CDS encoding PAS domain S-box protein: MTGDERKTKKELIEELDRLRALLDDVRAEAGCFVADELPLFIFEMDLEGSFQFANRYALKNFGYTEADIRAGLSLPDIIHPDSVHLVRQNFARLLAGKDLDHEEYQAVRKDGKALPIKVYSQLIKRGGKTVGIRGVVIDVSEIRQVEDALRKSESHYRTLFETTGTAMAVLSDDAIIRRCNSQFCLLSGCTREAVEGKMSWLDFVPPAERERMSGYHDCRVKKAGNPPRDYEFDFLTYDGKHRRIHLFVRNVPDTNNRVCSLIDVTERDEALRALRKSEERYQLMARGANDGLWDWYLDSDECFYSPRYREILGYSEEEFPNNVESWLRSVHPDDRERALAANKECIDGKVEQFQVEFRQIHKDGSIRWILGRGGSSRDENGNVYRISGSHTDITQRKFNERTTHALYAISTAVNTTRDLHDLYQTIHAIIGEVIEAENFFIAMLDEEMDMLRFVYFQDEKDDYFDIPNISDPTQSSLTIEVFRTAAPLFLSQADPDVEERMASIGVIGTPPAAWLGVPLRQGDRICGAMAVQDYHNPKQYSNEAITFLNAVSEQVAMAIERKTIEEALTRLNEELEDKVEQRTAEIEARQAELEEANRRLMTLDEIKSSMVSSVSHELRTPLTSIRGFAKLCAKDFSRHFLPLAEGDLLSAKGTRIQGNLGIIDTEGERLTRLINDFLDINRIESGKACWNDDTLNPAEVIRDAVASASGGFNGCKNVELVTVLPETDRRIQADPDKIKQLLINLLNNAYKFTKQGRVTVTMSERDGLLTVSVDDTGSGIPEDELGYIFEKFHKSRLGDTVRNEEQGTGLGLAICKEIVEHYGGVIRVESTLGQGSVFTFTLPTVPSDGNTCPEP, from the coding sequence ATGACCGGCGACGAACGCAAGACCAAGAAGGAACTCATCGAGGAGCTTGACCGCCTCCGCGCCCTACTTGACGATGTACGCGCAGAGGCTGGATGTTTTGTTGCCGATGAACTTCCGCTGTTCATCTTCGAGATGGATCTGGAAGGCTCTTTTCAGTTTGCCAACCGATACGCACTGAAAAACTTCGGTTATACGGAAGCTGACATCCGTGCCGGTCTCAGTCTGCCGGACATCATTCACCCTGACTCCGTCCACCTTGTCCGGCAGAATTTCGCCAGACTTCTCGCCGGCAAGGATTTGGATCACGAAGAATACCAGGCCGTGCGCAAGGACGGCAAGGCCCTGCCCATCAAGGTCTACTCCCAGCTCATCAAACGAGGCGGGAAGACCGTCGGCATCCGCGGTGTGGTCATCGACGTGTCCGAAATCCGGCAGGTGGAAGATGCCCTGCGCAAGAGCGAGAGCCACTACCGCACCCTGTTTGAGACTACGGGAACGGCCATGGCCGTGCTGAGCGATGATGCGATCATCAGAAGGTGCAACTCCCAGTTCTGCCTGCTTTCCGGCTGCACGCGCGAGGCGGTCGAGGGCAAGATGAGCTGGTTGGATTTCGTACCTCCCGCCGAGCGCGAACGCATGAGCGGGTACCATGATTGCCGCGTCAAAAAGGCCGGCAACCCGCCCAGGGACTATGAGTTCGATTTTCTGACCTACGACGGCAAGCACCGACGTATCCACCTGTTCGTGCGCAATGTTCCGGACACGAACAACCGGGTTTGCTCCCTCATCGACGTCACCGAACGCGACGAGGCCCTGCGCGCCCTGCGCAAGAGCGAGGAGCGCTATCAGCTCATGGCCCGGGGCGCCAACGACGGTCTATGGGACTGGTATCTGGACAGCGACGAATGTTTCTATTCCCCGCGCTACCGGGAGATTCTCGGTTACTCCGAGGAGGAGTTCCCCAACAACGTCGAGTCCTGGCTGAGGAGCGTACACCCGGACGACCGGGAGCGGGCTCTGGCCGCCAACAAGGAGTGCATCGACGGCAAGGTCGAGCAGTTCCAGGTGGAATTCCGGCAGATTCACAAGGATGGCTCCATCCGCTGGATCCTCGGCCGGGGCGGCAGCAGCCGGGACGAGAACGGCAACGTCTACCGAATCTCCGGGTCGCACACGGACATCACCCAGCGCAAATTCAACGAACGCACCACCCACGCGCTGTACGCCATATCCACGGCGGTCAACACGACCCGCGACCTTCATGACCTGTACCAGACCATCCACGCCATCATCGGCGAGGTAATCGAGGCCGAAAACTTCTTCATCGCCATGCTGGACGAGGAAATGGACATGCTCCGTTTCGTCTACTTCCAGGACGAGAAAGACGATTATTTCGATATTCCCAACATCAGCGATCCGACCCAGAGCAGCCTGACCATTGAGGTCTTCCGGACTGCCGCGCCCCTGTTTCTCTCCCAGGCCGACCCCGATGTCGAGGAACGCATGGCCTCGATCGGCGTCATCGGCACCCCCCCTGCCGCCTGGCTGGGCGTCCCCCTGCGCCAGGGCGACCGCATCTGCGGGGCCATGGCCGTGCAGGACTATCACAACCCCAAGCAGTACTCGAACGAAGCCATCACCTTCCTGAATGCCGTTTCCGAACAGGTGGCCATGGCCATCGAACGCAAAACCATCGAAGAGGCGCTGACCCGCCTCAATGAGGAACTGGAAGACAAGGTCGAACAGCGCACTGCCGAGATCGAAGCCCGCCAGGCCGAACTCGAGGAGGCCAACAGGCGGCTGATGACGCTGGATGAGATCAAGTCGTCCATGGTTTCGTCGGTTTCCCACGAACTGCGTACTCCGCTGACTTCCATCCGGGGATTCGCCAAACTGTGCGCCAAGGACTTCTCCCGCCACTTCCTGCCCCTGGCAGAGGGGGATCTCCTGTCCGCCAAGGGGACGCGTATCCAGGGCAACCTGGGCATAATCGACACCGAGGGCGAGAGGCTGACCCGGCTGATCAACGATTTTCTGGACATCAACCGCATCGAATCGGGCAAGGCGTGTTGGAACGACGACACTCTCAACCCGGCCGAGGTCATCCGCGACGCCGTGGCTTCGGCCTCCGGCGGTTTCAACGGCTGCAAAAACGTGGAGCTAGTCACGGTTCTGCCCGAGACCGACCGCCGCATCCAGGCCGACCCCGACAAGATCAAACAACTGCTCATCAACCTGCTCAACAACGCCTACAAGTTCACCAAGCAGGGCCGGGTTACCGTGACCATGAGCGAGCGTGACGGCCTGCTGACCGTTTCCGTCGATGACACCGGCTCCGGCATCCCGGAAGACGAGCTGGGCTACATCTTCGAAAAATTCCACAAGTCCCGCCTTGGGGACACCGTACGCAACGAAGAGCAGGGAACCGGTCTCGGCCTGGCCATCTGCAAGGAGATCGTCGAGCACTACGGTGGCGTCATCCGCGTGGAGTCCACCTTGGGCCAGGGCAGTGTTTTCACCTTCACTCTGCCGACGGTCCCGTCCGACGGCAACACCTGCCCCGAGCCCTGA
- the ispE gene encoding 4-(cytidine 5'-diphospho)-2-C-methyl-D-erythritol kinase has protein sequence MQAATLIAPAKINLHLEILGLRDDGYHELRTLFYPVAMPCDLIDVMPGPDDDFYIRCAERPELETTSNLLYKAWKAFGAATGFKPGIFVALTKRIPMGGGLGGGSSDAAALLKWLNDEAGDKGLPLQALIELAAKLGADVPFFLLDGPAWAGGIGEMLTPAEVDLSGATLVLACPAIHVDTAWAFRAWDKKYAMAAPHESLTSDIGDTKNPSPVSPREMTNDFEPIVFEEHPSLRDIKQTLLSHGAEHAAMSGSGASLFGIYRDRGSATSAAQALEKKGIEIFQVDCP, from the coding sequence ATGCAAGCAGCCACTCTCATCGCCCCGGCCAAGATAAACCTGCACCTTGAAATCCTCGGCCTGCGGGACGACGGCTACCACGAACTGCGCACTCTTTTCTATCCGGTCGCCATGCCATGCGACCTCATTGACGTCATGCCCGGCCCGGACGACGACTTCTACATCCGTTGCGCCGAACGCCCGGAGTTGGAGACCACCTCCAACCTGCTGTACAAGGCGTGGAAGGCCTTTGGTGCGGCCACCGGCTTCAAGCCCGGCATTTTCGTGGCGCTGACCAAACGCATCCCCATGGGAGGCGGGCTGGGTGGCGGCAGCTCCGATGCCGCGGCGCTGCTCAAGTGGCTCAACGACGAAGCCGGAGACAAGGGACTGCCCCTCCAGGCTCTCATCGAATTGGCGGCAAAGCTCGGCGCGGACGTGCCCTTCTTCCTTCTGGACGGCCCGGCCTGGGCTGGCGGCATCGGCGAGATGCTGACTCCTGCCGAAGTGGACCTGTCCGGCGCGACCCTGGTCCTGGCCTGCCCGGCCATCCATGTGGACACGGCCTGGGCCTTTCGTGCGTGGGATAAAAAATACGCCATGGCCGCCCCCCATGAATCCTTGACATCCGACATAGGGGATACTAAGAATCCTTCTCCCGTTTCGCCCCGGGAGATGACGAACGACTTTGAGCCGATTGTCTTCGAGGAGCACCCATCCCTCAGGGATATAAAGCAGACACTCCTCAGCCACGGGGCCGAACACGCCGCAATGAGCGGCTCCGGAGCCTCCCTGTTCGGCATTTATCGGGACAGGGGTTCTGCCACGTCCGCAGCCCAGGCTCTCGAAAAAAAGGGAATTGAAATTTTCCAGGTGGACTGCCCCTAG
- a CDS encoding RNA-binding protein has product MAKNIYVGNLPWSATEEDVRAAFETFGEVISVKLINDRETGRPRGFGFVEMEDQGALAAIESLDGSDFGGRNIKVNEARPRPERPRW; this is encoded by the coding sequence ATGGCTAAGAATATCTATGTGGGCAACCTGCCCTGGAGCGCCACGGAAGAGGATGTACGCGCTGCGTTCGAGACCTTTGGCGAGGTCATTTCCGTCAAACTGATCAACGATCGCGAGACCGGCCGCCCCCGCGGCTTCGGTTTTGTGGAAATGGAAGACCAGGGGGCACTTGCCGCCATTGAAAGCCTGGACGGCTCCGACTTCGGTGGCCGCAACATCAAAGTCAACGAAGCCCGTCCGCGTCCCGAGCGTCCGCGCTGGTAG
- a CDS encoding DEAD/DEAH box helicase, with protein sequence MTSFKELGLSGSTLDALESKGFTAPTPIQALTIPKLLSGDRDIVGQAQTGTGKTAAFGLPVIEAAREGAHHVQSLILAPTRELAIQVAEEIDSLKGNKRIRVLPVYGGQAIHMQLKALRRGVDVVVGTPGRIMDHLERGSLRIDELSYFILDEADEMCNMGFVDDVRAILASANEDRRTLMFSATMAREVMAIAKEFMGDFDVLKVKAETSDVPLTRQIFHEMADSDRFEALCRVIDARPDFYGLVFVRTRADADHVAARLTQRGYPAEPIHGDLNQGQREKILTGFRERKSTILVATDVAARGIDVPDLTHVVNFALPQDPQTFVHRTGRTGRAGKQGVAISLIAPNEFRKLMFISKSSGIEINKEPLPRIEDVIHSKKRKVMDELNDILEAEGHNAYLGMAEELLTDRPAEQVVAALLRNAFGEELVESGYRRIDAVGPAGRGRVDLACALGRSHGMNPKRFVDFIANAARIKPWAIQHVRVQGDRTTFTVPGAEADKIVNAVNSREGAELVVKDQSRRKPPSRKYPKKGSWPAAKPPYKKRFKPKQGQ encoded by the coding sequence ATGACCAGTTTCAAGGAACTGGGGCTTTCGGGTTCGACCCTGGACGCCCTCGAATCCAAAGGATTCACCGCCCCCACCCCCATCCAGGCCCTGACCATCCCCAAGCTGCTTTCCGGCGACCGGGACATCGTGGGCCAGGCCCAGACAGGCACGGGCAAGACCGCGGCCTTCGGCCTGCCCGTCATCGAGGCGGCCCGGGAAGGCGCCCATCACGTCCAGTCGCTCATTCTGGCCCCCACCCGCGAGCTGGCCATCCAGGTTGCCGAGGAGATCGACTCCCTCAAGGGCAACAAGCGCATCCGCGTGCTCCCCGTCTACGGCGGTCAGGCGATCCACATGCAGCTCAAGGCCCTCAGGCGCGGCGTTGACGTGGTCGTGGGCACGCCCGGACGCATCATGGACCACCTCGAACGCGGCTCGCTCAGAATCGACGAACTGAGCTATTTCATTCTTGATGAGGCGGACGAGATGTGCAACATGGGCTTCGTGGACGACGTTCGCGCCATCCTGGCCTCGGCCAACGAAGACCGGCGCACCCTCATGTTCTCCGCGACCATGGCCCGCGAAGTCATGGCCATCGCCAAGGAGTTCATGGGCGATTTCGACGTGCTCAAGGTCAAGGCCGAGACCTCGGACGTCCCCCTGACCCGCCAGATTTTCCATGAGATGGCCGACTCGGACCGCTTTGAGGCTCTGTGCCGCGTCATCGACGCACGCCCGGACTTCTACGGTCTGGTCTTTGTGCGCACCCGTGCCGACGCCGATCATGTGGCCGCGAGGCTGACCCAACGCGGGTACCCTGCCGAGCCCATTCACGGCGACCTCAACCAGGGCCAGCGTGAAAAGATCTTGACCGGCTTCCGGGAGCGCAAGTCGACCATTCTTGTGGCCACGGACGTGGCCGCGCGCGGTATCGACGTGCCGGACCTGACCCACGTGGTCAACTTCGCTCTGCCCCAGGACCCGCAGACCTTCGTGCACCGCACCGGACGCACCGGCCGGGCGGGCAAGCAGGGCGTGGCCATCAGCCTGATCGCCCCCAACGAGTTCCGCAAGCTCATGTTCATCTCCAAAAGCTCCGGCATCGAGATCAACAAGGAGCCTCTGCCGCGCATCGAGGATGTCATCCACTCCAAGAAGCGCAAGGTCATGGACGAACTCAACGACATTCTCGAGGCCGAGGGCCACAACGCTTACCTGGGCATGGCCGAAGAACTGCTTACCGATCGGCCCGCCGAACAGGTGGTCGCCGCTCTGCTGCGTAACGCCTTTGGCGAGGAGCTGGTGGAATCGGGCTACCGCCGCATCGACGCCGTCGGCCCCGCCGGAAGAGGCCGCGTCGACCTGGCATGCGCATTGGGCCGCTCCCACGGCATGAACCCCAAACGGTTCGTGGATTTCATCGCCAATGCCGCGCGCATCAAGCCTTGGGCCATCCAGCATGTCCGCGTCCAGGGAGATCGGACCACCTTCACGGTTCCGGGTGCAGAGGCCGACAAGATCGTCAACGCGGTCAACAGCCGTGAGGGCGCGGAGCTGGTGGTCAAAGACCAGTCGCGTCGCAAACCGCCGAGCCGCAAATATCCCAAAAAGGGAAGCTGGCCGGCCGCCAAGCCTCCCTACAAGAAGCGTTTCAAGCCGAAACAGGGGCAATAA